The following coding sequences are from one Seonamhaeicola sp. ML3 window:
- a CDS encoding ion transporter translates to MSNTSKKHWKERLHEIIYEAETPEGKLFDVVLLITIIASVILVMLESVSSIDAKFHNILNVSEWVITILFTIEYVLRVVTVKKPLKYVFSFYGIIDFLSTIPKYISLLVGGVHALAALRALRLLRVFRILKLGRYLGASNNLVNAIKASRAKISVFLFAVIIIAIILGTIMYLVEGEEHGFTDIPRSVYWCIVTLTTVGFGDIAPQTPVGQFIASLIMILGYGIIAVPTGIVSAEYSAQNKNKPSTSSKTCNNCLAENHLKNAQFCHNCGHKLND, encoded by the coding sequence ATGAGTAATACGTCTAAAAAGCATTGGAAAGAGAGACTTCATGAAATTATCTATGAGGCAGAAACCCCTGAGGGCAAATTATTCGATGTTGTTTTATTAATAACCATAATTGCAAGTGTAATTTTGGTTATGCTTGAAAGCGTAAGTAGCATAGACGCTAAATTTCATAACATACTTAATGTTTCAGAGTGGGTTATCACCATACTCTTTACAATAGAATATGTACTTCGGGTGGTAACCGTAAAAAAACCCTTAAAATACGTTTTTAGCTTTTATGGAATTATTGATTTTTTATCTACAATCCCGAAATATATTTCCTTATTAGTTGGAGGCGTACATGCCCTGGCAGCTCTTCGAGCCTTGCGCTTGTTAAGGGTATTTAGAATTCTAAAACTTGGCCGTTATCTAGGGGCATCCAATAATTTAGTGAATGCTATTAAAGCCAGCAGAGCTAAAATTTCGGTGTTCCTTTTCGCCGTTATAATAATAGCCATTATTTTAGGAACGATCATGTATCTGGTAGAAGGTGAAGAACATGGATTTACAGACATACCTAGAAGTGTTTATTGGTGTATTGTTACTTTAACTACTGTTGGTTTTGGTGATATTGCCCCACAAACCCCTGTTGGTCAGTTTATAGCTTCATTAATCATGATTTTAGGTTACGGTATTATAGCAGTACCTACTGGGATTGTATCTGCTGAATATTCGGCACAAAACAAGAACAAACCCTCTACAAGTTCTAAAACTTGTAATAATTGCTTAGCCGAAAACCACTTAAAAAATGCTCAATTCTGCCATAATTGTGGCCATAAACTAAATGACTAA
- the miaA gene encoding tRNA (adenosine(37)-N6)-dimethylallyltransferase MiaA: MTKFLISIVGPTAIGKTALSIKLANYFDTEIISADSRQFYKEMQIGTAAPTLEELSAAPHHFIHHKSIHENYSVGAFEKDAINKLDALFKTHNIVIMVGGSGLYVDAITKGLDDFPDVDSNIREQLNEQLKNEGLTALQKQLKELDHTSYNTIAIDNPHRVIRALEICIGTGKPYASFLNKIKNLRKFKTITIGLTANREIIYDRINKRVDIMVNEGLLEEVRTLIPYKDLNALNTVGYKEIFKYFDNEWSLDFAISEIKKNTRRFAKRQLTWFKKNEETIWFDYLTETKEIIQNIKENIEHD; the protein is encoded by the coding sequence ATGACTAAATTCCTAATATCTATTGTTGGGCCTACAGCAATTGGCAAAACAGCTTTGAGTATTAAGCTGGCAAACTATTTTGATACAGAAATCATCTCGGCAGATTCTCGTCAATTTTACAAAGAAATGCAAATTGGTACAGCAGCTCCCACTCTCGAAGAACTAAGTGCTGCACCACACCATTTTATACATCATAAATCGATTCATGAAAATTATAGTGTTGGCGCCTTTGAAAAGGATGCTATCAATAAGCTGGACGCTCTCTTTAAAACACACAATATCGTTATTATGGTTGGTGGTTCAGGTTTATATGTTGATGCCATTACCAAAGGTTTAGACGATTTTCCAGATGTAGATTCCAACATAAGAGAACAATTAAATGAGCAATTAAAAAACGAAGGTTTAACGGCGTTACAAAAGCAACTGAAGGAATTAGACCATACATCTTACAATACCATTGCCATAGACAATCCGCATAGGGTAATTAGAGCACTGGAGATCTGTATTGGTACAGGCAAACCATACGCCTCTTTTTTGAATAAAATTAAAAACCTACGAAAATTTAAAACAATAACCATCGGGCTTACAGCAAATAGAGAGATTATCTACGATAGAATAAACAAACGCGTAGATATTATGGTAAATGAAGGGTTATTAGAAGAAGTTAGAACTTTAATTCCGTATAAAGATTTAAACGCCCTGAATACGGTTGGCTACAAAGAAATATTCAAATATTTTGATAACGAGTGGTCGTTGGATTTTGCTATTTCTGAAATCAAAAAAAATACGCGTAGGTTTGCAAAACGTCAGCTTACATGGTTCAAGAAAAATGAAGAAACCATCTGGTTTGACTATTTAACCGAAACTAAAGAAATTATACAAAACATTAAAGAAAACATTGAACATGATTAA
- a CDS encoding pyrimidine/purine nucleoside phosphorylase translates to MIKVNEYFEGNVKSLGLNNSQGNFTAGVLLQGTYEFNTESKEWMTLTSGKWELELPGEEKKSYGVWESCEIPSGITFKVYVLEDSSYLCRYE, encoded by the coding sequence ATGATTAAAGTAAATGAATATTTTGAAGGTAATGTAAAATCACTTGGACTAAACAACTCGCAAGGTAATTTTACCGCTGGTGTTTTATTACAGGGAACTTACGAATTCAACACCGAATCAAAAGAATGGATGACACTAACCTCCGGAAAGTGGGAGTTAGAACTTCCAGGTGAAGAAAAAAAATCTTATGGTGTATGGGAATCTTGTGAAATCCCTTCTGGAATCACTTTTAAGGTATACGTTCTAGAAGATTCTTCTTATTTGTGTAGATACGAGTAA
- a CDS encoding GNAT family N-acetyltransferase, with protein MKPYPETPLDNPVWSSLTDTHHNECIDYGNVKFYHPDFTPFGAFVNGEDTSAAIEKHAKLLDTFFIVGNKPIIPSSFRPPKKHVGLQMIIYNEIEHPISEDIIELNEAHYNDLIDLISLVYPHFFKKKTNLLGRYYGIYKNNLLVAVTGERMQTNNFTEISAVATHPEHTGKGYAKQLITYAVKKIFEDRKVPFLHVDETNLGPIQLYKTLGFTERRKMQYWLISK; from the coding sequence ATGAAACCTTATCCGGAAACACCACTAGATAATCCTGTTTGGTCTTCATTAACCGATACGCATCATAATGAATGTATTGACTACGGAAATGTAAAGTTTTATCATCCAGATTTCACACCATTTGGGGCTTTCGTAAATGGTGAAGATACTAGCGCAGCCATAGAGAAACATGCCAAATTATTGGATACCTTTTTCATTGTTGGCAATAAACCCATAATCCCTTCTTCGTTTAGACCTCCAAAAAAACATGTAGGGTTGCAAATGATAATCTACAATGAAATTGAACACCCCATTTCGGAAGATATCATAGAATTAAATGAAGCGCATTACAACGACTTAATAGACTTGATTAGTTTGGTTTATCCGCATTTCTTTAAAAAGAAAACCAATCTCTTGGGTCGTTATTATGGTATTTATAAAAACAACCTGTTGGTGGCGGTAACCGGTGAACGTATGCAAACTAATAATTTTACCGAAATTAGTGCGGTAGCCACACACCCCGAACATACAGGAAAGGGTTATGCCAAGCAGTTAATTACCTATGCAGTTAAAAAAATATTTGAAGATCGTAAAGTGCCGTTTTTGCATGTAGACGAAACCAATTTAGGACCAATACAACTTTACAAGACATTAGGGTTTACAGAGCGAAGAAAAATGCAGTATTGGCTAATTAGTAAGTAG
- a CDS encoding RNA polymerase sigma factor — protein sequence MFQVDIIEQCKQNNRKAQLQLYNQYCDGMYIVAKRFLKDANDAEDVVQEAFIKAFSKLDQYKAEVTFGAWLKRIVVNKSIDFIKSKKQQLVELDDVHLKVVDTPTDDKWLVDDAITLDEVKLAINRLPDKYQYVVMLYLIEGYDHQEISEILNISEVASRTQLSRGKVKLQELLKLKNYGTGY from the coding sequence ATGTTTCAAGTTGACATTATAGAACAATGTAAACAAAACAACAGAAAGGCACAACTGCAGTTGTACAACCAGTACTGCGATGGTATGTATATTGTTGCCAAGCGTTTTTTGAAGGATGCGAATGATGCCGAAGATGTGGTTCAAGAAGCTTTTATCAAAGCTTTCTCTAAACTAGATCAATATAAGGCAGAGGTTACTTTTGGTGCCTGGTTAAAACGTATTGTTGTTAATAAGAGTATTGACTTTATTAAATCTAAAAAGCAACAGCTTGTTGAATTAGATGATGTGCACTTAAAAGTTGTAGATACTCCCACAGACGACAAATGGTTAGTAGATGATGCTATTACATTAGATGAAGTAAAGCTTGCTATAAATAGACTGCCGGATAAATATCAATATGTGGTGATGTTGTATTTAATAGAAGGTTATGATCATCAAGAAATATCAGAGATTTTAAATATTTCTGAAGTAGCATCTAGAACGCAATTATCTAGAGGAAAAGTAAAGTTACAGGAGCTGTTAAAACTAAAAAATTATGGCACAGGATATTAG
- a CDS encoding DUF2911 domain-containing protein, translating to MNAFLKRTLVILSIIALGLLLYSVFVENIFEKRLSPKDTVKFQLNDLRLKVFYNRPFKKERDIFGALVPFNKVWRTGANEATTFETNKPLEIKGMTLPVGKYTLWTVPKDSTWNVMFNSKQYEWGVDSEMNPLWDPNYDVINIEVPVENIEGTVEQFTIAFDNSTDKLFLTMAWDDTKIAVPLKN from the coding sequence ATGAACGCCTTCTTAAAACGGACTTTGGTCATCCTTTCAATTATTGCTTTAGGTTTATTGCTTTATTCGGTTTTTGTCGAAAATATCTTTGAAAAGCGCTTGAGTCCTAAAGATACTGTAAAATTTCAGTTGAATGATTTAAGGCTAAAAGTATTCTACAACAGGCCGTTCAAGAAGGAACGCGATATTTTTGGAGCACTTGTGCCTTTCAATAAAGTGTGGCGAACTGGAGCCAACGAAGCTACCACATTCGAGACCAATAAACCACTAGAGATAAAAGGCATGACATTACCTGTTGGAAAATATACCCTTTGGACGGTGCCTAAAGATTCTACTTGGAATGTCATGTTCAACTCAAAGCAATACGAATGGGGTGTAGATTCTGAAATGAATCCGCTTTGGGACCCTAATTACGATGTGATTAATATTGAAGTACCGGTTGAAAATATTGAAGGCACCGTAGAACAATTTACCATTGCATTCGATAATTCTACCGATAAACTCTTCTTAACCATGGCCTGGGACGATACCAAAATTGCCGTGCCTCTAAAAAATTAA
- the meaB gene encoding methylmalonyl Co-A mutase-associated GTPase MeaB, which translates to MAKSKKSALQTAKGVSSPEITNKDSIQYLKKRRRSKIDINELVSAILTQDITALSKAITLIESKKPKHLDLANALIKTCLPYANNSVRIGITGVPGVGKSTFIEAFGNHLLSLGKRVAVLAVDPSSSLTKGSILGDKTRMVNLAKNENVFIRPSASGDTLGGVARKTRETITLCEAAGFDVILIETVGVGQSEITVHSMVDFFLLLKLAGAGDELQGIKRGIIEMADAIIINKADGGNIEAANIAKTEFNKALHLYPEKKSNWLPKVSVCSATENNGIEAIWGMILEYLDITSKNNHFNNKRNEQDKFWLLQTVEEKLKSSFFNQEKIKTELKKQLELLEHNKTTPFAAADYLLSL; encoded by the coding sequence GTGGCAAAATCAAAGAAATCAGCACTTCAAACAGCAAAAGGTGTTTCTTCTCCCGAAATTACCAACAAAGATTCTATACAGTATTTAAAAAAAAGAAGACGCTCTAAAATTGATATAAACGAGCTAGTAAGTGCAATCCTAACTCAAGATATTACAGCGTTAAGCAAAGCTATAACCCTTATAGAAAGTAAGAAACCTAAACATTTAGACCTCGCCAATGCACTAATAAAAACCTGTTTACCATACGCTAATAATTCTGTAAGGATTGGTATTACAGGTGTACCTGGAGTTGGCAAAAGCACTTTTATAGAAGCATTTGGCAACCACCTCCTAAGCCTTGGAAAGCGGGTGGCCGTTTTAGCTGTAGACCCTAGCAGTTCGCTAACCAAAGGCAGCATACTTGGCGATAAAACCAGGATGGTCAATTTGGCAAAAAACGAAAATGTATTTATACGCCCTTCTGCTTCTGGAGACACTTTAGGCGGTGTGGCTCGAAAAACAAGGGAAACGATAACGCTTTGTGAAGCAGCAGGTTTTGATGTTATTTTAATTGAAACTGTAGGTGTCGGACAATCTGAAATCACCGTACATAGTATGGTAGACTTCTTTTTATTATTGAAACTTGCCGGTGCAGGAGATGAATTGCAAGGCATTAAACGTGGTATTATTGAAATGGCAGATGCCATAATCATAAACAAAGCAGATGGTGGTAATATTGAAGCGGCCAATATTGCAAAAACCGAGTTTAACAAAGCGCTTCACCTCTACCCCGAAAAAAAATCGAATTGGCTACCAAAAGTTAGTGTTTGTAGTGCTACTGAAAATAACGGTATTGAGGCCATTTGGGGTATGATTTTAGAATACCTGGATATTACCTCAAAAAACAACCATTTCAATAACAAACGAAACGAACAAGATAAGTTTTGGTTACTACAGACTGTGGAGGAAAAATTGAAGTCTAGTTTTTTTAATCAGGAGAAAATTAAAACCGAACTAAAAAAGCAACTGGAGCTATTAGAACATAACAAAACAACCCCGTTTGCTGCAGCAGATTATTTACTGAGTCTTTAA
- a CDS encoding glycosyltransferase produces the protein MAYQFTIVIPVYNEEDNLERVEQELAAFTKISKKRTCILFVNDGSKDNSQSLIETICKRNDNFSYILFKENRGLSAAIKAGFDETKTELVGYIDSDLQTNPEDFNLLLEHIGEYDLVTGVRADRKDSFVKNMSSKIANGIRRAFTHDGMDDTGCPLKVIKTEFAQRIPMFRGLHRFLPAMILLQNGKIIQIPVRHYPRIAGQANFGLWNRLLGPLSDCFAYLWMKRKYINYEISKRG, from the coding sequence ATGGCCTACCAGTTTACCATTGTAATTCCGGTTTATAATGAAGAAGACAATTTAGAGCGTGTTGAACAAGAACTTGCTGCATTTACGAAAATTTCGAAAAAGCGTACTTGTATCTTATTCGTTAACGATGGCTCTAAAGATAATAGTCAAAGTTTAATCGAAACCATTTGTAAACGCAATGATAACTTCAGTTATATACTTTTTAAAGAGAATAGAGGTTTAAGTGCTGCCATAAAAGCTGGTTTTGATGAAACCAAAACCGAATTGGTTGGGTATATAGATTCTGATTTACAGACCAATCCAGAAGATTTCAACCTTTTATTGGAACATATTGGCGAATACGATTTGGTTACTGGCGTGCGTGCCGACCGAAAAGATTCTTTCGTAAAAAATATGTCCTCAAAGATTGCCAACGGCATAAGAAGGGCGTTTACACACGATGGTATGGACGATACCGGATGCCCATTAAAAGTCATAAAAACCGAATTTGCGCAACGCATCCCTATGTTTAGAGGATTACATCGGTTTTTACCTGCCATGATTTTACTTCAAAACGGCAAAATCATTCAAATTCCTGTGAGGCATTATCCTAGAATAGCTGGTCAGGCAAATTTTGGGTTATGGAATAGGTTACTTGGTCCGTTAAGCGATTGTTTTGCTTATTTATGGATGAAACGCAAATACATTAATTACGAAATTTCCAAACGAGGTTAA
- a CDS encoding lipid-A-disaccharide synthase N-terminal domain-containing protein, whose translation MSNWIVYSIGFIAQILFSSRLIIQWITSEKQKKVITPSIFWILSLIASFLLFIYGYLRADFAIMLGQSLTYFIYIRNLHLQKQWGKLPVIVRSILIVTPIAIVFYYYNNNIIDRDLLFKNEAIPNWLLWLGIISQVVFTLRFVYQWIYSEAKKQSSLPLGFWFLSLTGSALILIYAIYRKDPVLLLGHVLGSIIYFRNIVLHYKAK comes from the coding sequence ATGAGCAATTGGATTGTTTATAGTATCGGGTTTATAGCTCAAATTTTATTTTCCTCTAGACTGATTATCCAGTGGATAACTTCTGAAAAGCAAAAAAAGGTAATAACGCCTTCTATTTTTTGGATACTGAGTTTAATTGCTTCTTTCTTACTGTTTATTTATGGTTATCTACGAGCCGATTTTGCCATTATGCTGGGGCAATCGCTCACCTATTTTATATACATACGTAATCTTCATTTACAGAAACAATGGGGTAAATTACCTGTAATTGTTCGTTCTATTTTAATAGTTACACCCATTGCTATTGTCTTTTATTATTACAACAATAATATCATAGACCGGGATTTACTGTTTAAGAACGAAGCCATCCCAAACTGGTTGTTATGGTTGGGTATAATTTCGCAAGTGGTATTTACTCTGCGTTTTGTTTACCAATGGATTTATTCTGAAGCTAAAAAGCAATCTAGTCTACCTTTAGGCTTCTGGTTTCTTAGTTTAACAGGTTCTGCCTTGATTTTAATATATGCCATATACAGAAAAGACCCTGTACTTTTGCTTGGTCATGTTTTAGGATCCATTATTTACTTTAGAAATATTGTTTTACATTATAAAGCAAAATGA
- a CDS encoding glycosyltransferase family 39 protein produces the protein MIKRLEKYPILTIIITVVLILLPCFNYLDITIMEARNFITAREMINDGNWLLTTMNGEPRYQKPPLPTWLAALSALVFGTKSLLAFRLPAILMVIIMGISNYLLTLKLINNKNKALINALITITSFYVIGIVIEAPWDIFTHGFMLFGLYNLFLLFEKSNNYWKHTLLSGVFIGLSILSKGPVSLYVLFLPFLIAYGLTYKYKNFKVKIFSIFSLLILAISIGGWWYLYVRLEDPETFLAIANKETGNWSSYNVRPFYYYWSFFTQSGLWTIPAFISLLYPYLKTRVSNLKAYKFTLLWTVAAVVLLSVIPEKKSRYLMPVLIPLALNIGSYIEYLIKNFKQIRDKRETIPVYFNFGLIASIGILFPVLGFFLGSYLKGQILFWFILSTLFLLVIGVSMLIHLKRKSLKQVFYLSVALVASICVFALPMSRIQNPSHYNPIKKTNNAIKVYSLGYVSPEMIWLYGDKIESYNHDKAIREKTFGLLTNELSEKDKKHLETKYTLEHIDTYDLNKTETSSRKYRSRLKNDYFILTKR, from the coding sequence ATGATAAAACGCTTAGAAAAATATCCAATCCTCACCATTATTATAACGGTAGTTTTAATTCTTCTTCCGTGTTTTAATTACTTGGACATAACCATAATGGAAGCGCGTAATTTCATTACGGCCCGCGAAATGATAAATGATGGTAACTGGCTACTCACTACCATGAACGGAGAGCCTCGCTATCAAAAGCCTCCATTACCAACATGGTTAGCAGCGCTATCTGCACTTGTTTTTGGCACCAAATCCCTCCTAGCCTTCAGGTTACCTGCTATTCTAATGGTTATTATCATGGGAATTAGCAATTATCTGTTAACTCTAAAACTGATAAATAATAAAAATAAGGCTTTAATAAATGCATTAATAACTATTACATCCTTTTATGTAATTGGTATCGTTATTGAAGCACCTTGGGATATTTTTACCCATGGTTTTATGCTATTTGGGCTGTATAATCTGTTTTTGCTTTTTGAAAAATCTAATAATTACTGGAAGCACACACTATTATCCGGCGTTTTTATAGGACTTTCTATTTTAAGCAAAGGCCCGGTTTCATTATATGTGCTGTTCCTTCCTTTCTTGATAGCCTATGGATTAACCTACAAATACAAGAATTTTAAAGTAAAAATATTTTCGATATTCTCTTTACTAATTTTGGCTATTAGTATTGGTGGTTGGTGGTATCTATATGTTCGTTTAGAAGATCCAGAAACATTTTTAGCCATAGCTAACAAAGAGACGGGAAACTGGTCTAGTTACAATGTAAGGCCATTTTATTACTACTGGAGCTTTTTTACTCAAAGTGGACTATGGACCATTCCTGCATTTATTAGTTTACTCTATCCCTACTTAAAGACAAGAGTATCTAACTTAAAGGCTTATAAATTTACATTGTTATGGACTGTTGCAGCTGTAGTTTTACTCTCTGTTATTCCAGAAAAAAAATCCAGGTATTTAATGCCTGTATTAATTCCTTTGGCACTTAACATTGGCTCTTATATTGAATACCTTATTAAAAATTTCAAACAGATAAGAGACAAACGAGAAACTATTCCTGTATACTTCAATTTTGGTTTAATTGCCTCTATTGGTATACTGTTTCCGGTTCTAGGGTTCTTTTTAGGGTCTTATTTAAAGGGACAGATTCTGTTTTGGTTTATATTAAGCACTCTGTTTTTACTTGTAATTGGCGTCTCTATGCTAATTCACCTAAAGCGTAAATCATTAAAACAAGTATTTTATCTCTCGGTTGCTTTGGTCGCTTCAATATGTGTGTTTGCTTTGCCTATGTCACGAATTCAGAACCCAAGTCACTATAATCCTATTAAAAAAACAAATAATGCTATTAAAGTTTATTCTTTAGGTTACGTTTCCCCAGAAATGATTTGGTTGTACGGTGATAAAATAGAAAGCTATAACCACGACAAAGCAATAAGAGAAAAAACCTTTGGCCTTCTAACAAACGAGCTTTCTGAAAAAGATAAAAAACACCTAGAAACCAAATACACTCTAGAGCATATTGACACTTACGATCTCAATAAAACCGAAACATCATCAAGGAAATATAGAAGTAGACTGAAAAACGATTACTTTATCCTTACGAAGCGATAA
- a CDS encoding phosphatase PAP2 family protein codes for MLEKILAYDTELFLYLNNLGTESWDWLWLGITNKWIFGPCLGVLLLFLFQRKFGWKAVLILIVTAALMITFTDQITNVFKRGFARPRPCGEQDLIDQMRFIAVRCGKYGFFSGHSSNSMAIAIFGGLLLKNYYKRLIYVLIVVSLIIAYSRIYLGVHYPADIVCGLTFGVFSGYIFYKLGKYAMQKFIAS; via the coding sequence ATGCTTGAAAAGATTTTAGCTTACGATACCGAGTTATTCCTTTATCTAAACAACTTAGGAACTGAATCTTGGGATTGGCTTTGGCTCGGAATTACCAATAAATGGATTTTTGGGCCATGTTTGGGTGTGTTGCTATTGTTTTTATTCCAAAGAAAGTTTGGGTGGAAAGCTGTATTGATTTTAATAGTAACGGCTGCCTTAATGATTACGTTTACAGATCAGATTACTAACGTATTTAAAAGAGGTTTTGCCAGACCAAGACCTTGTGGTGAGCAAGATTTAATAGATCAAATGCGTTTTATTGCAGTGCGTTGTGGTAAATATGGCTTCTTCTCAGGGCATTCTTCCAATTCTATGGCGATTGCTATTTTTGGCGGATTGTTACTTAAAAATTACTACAAGAGACTTATTTATGTTCTAATTGTTGTTAGTCTTATTATAGCTTACAGTAGGATTTATCTCGGTGTACACTATCCTGCTGATATTGTCTGCGGACTAACGTTTGGAGTGTTTTCAGGGTATATCTTCTATAAATTAGGGAAATATGCAATGCAGAAGTTTATCGCTTCGTAA
- a CDS encoding MATE family efflux transporter, whose amino-acid sequence MHIKSYTKEFKYNWQLAAPVMLGMLGHTFVGFVDNIMVGQLGTAELAAVSLGNSFMFIAMSIGIGFSTALTPLVAEADGEDNFQKGKSSFKHGLFLCTVLGISLFLLVYCAKPLMYFMKQPVEVVELAMPYLNLVAISLIPLVVFQAFKQFADGLSMTKYPMYATLVANIINVLLNYVLIFGMFGFPKLGIVGAAYGTMISRCVMVIYLWYLLKGRDKSRAYVTKIKLLVLEKSMIKKVLSLGAPSAMQMLFEVAIFTAAIWLSGLLGKNPQAANQIALNLSSMTFMVAMGLSVASMVRVGNQKGLKKYSELRRIAFSLFLMGTLLAFVFAILFYAFHSVLPKLYVDFNDVKNLADNTEVVAIASKLLLVAAVFQISDSIQVIVLGALRGLQDVKIPTLITFISYWLVGFPVSWFLGKSETYGSLGIWFGLLAGLSTAAILLYIRFHYLTKKLINRT is encoded by the coding sequence ATGCATATTAAAAGCTATACCAAAGAGTTTAAATACAATTGGCAATTGGCTGCCCCTGTCATGTTAGGTATGTTAGGGCATACCTTTGTTGGTTTTGTAGATAACATAATGGTTGGCCAACTGGGAACTGCTGAGTTAGCCGCCGTTTCTTTGGGTAATAGTTTTATGTTTATTGCAATGTCTATTGGTATTGGTTTTTCAACGGCCTTAACACCATTAGTGGCAGAAGCCGATGGAGAAGACAATTTTCAAAAGGGGAAATCGTCTTTTAAGCATGGTTTGTTTTTATGTACGGTGTTAGGTATATCGCTCTTCTTGTTGGTGTATTGTGCTAAGCCACTTATGTATTTTATGAAACAGCCTGTAGAGGTTGTGGAACTAGCAATGCCTTATCTTAATTTAGTAGCTATTTCTTTAATACCTCTAGTCGTTTTTCAGGCTTTTAAGCAGTTTGCAGATGGGCTTTCAATGACAAAATACCCCATGTATGCTACACTTGTCGCTAATATAATTAATGTTTTATTGAATTATGTATTGATTTTTGGAATGTTTGGGTTTCCAAAATTAGGAATCGTGGGTGCTGCTTATGGTACTATGATTTCAAGATGTGTTATGGTAATTTATCTTTGGTATTTGCTAAAAGGTAGAGATAAGTCTCGGGCTTACGTAACTAAAATAAAATTACTTGTACTTGAAAAATCCATGATCAAAAAGGTATTGAGTTTAGGAGCACCAAGTGCGATGCAAATGCTATTTGAAGTGGCTATTTTTACCGCAGCCATTTGGTTAAGTGGGTTACTTGGTAAAAATCCACAGGCAGCAAATCAAATAGCGCTAAATCTTTCCTCAATGACTTTTATGGTGGCTATGGGCCTTAGCGTCGCTTCTATGGTAAGAGTAGGTAATCAAAAAGGGTTGAAAAAGTACAGTGAACTTCGCAGGATAGCATTTTCTTTATTTTTAATGGGAACTTTATTAGCGTTCGTATTTGCAATTCTTTTCTATGCATTTCATAGTGTTTTGCCCAAACTATATGTAGATTTTAATGATGTCAAGAATCTAGCAGATAATACCGAAGTGGTAGCCATTGCCTCAAAACTTCTTTTGGTAGCTGCAGTTTTCCAAATTAGTGATAGCATTCAGGTCATTGTACTAGGAGCATTAAGAGGTTTACAGGATGTTAAGATTCCAACACTTATTACATTTATTTCATATTGGTTAGTTGGTTTTCCTGTGAGTTGGTTTTTAGGTAAGTCAGAAACCTATGGCAGTCTTGGGATTTGGTTTGGCTTATTGGCTGGACTTTCTACAGCAGCCATTTTATTGTATATTCGGTTTCATTATTTAACAAAAAAACTAATTAATCGAACCTAA